Proteins from one Triticum aestivum cultivar Chinese Spring chromosome 7A, IWGSC CS RefSeq v2.1, whole genome shotgun sequence genomic window:
- the LOC123147012 gene encoding protein trichome birefringence-like 9 — MIAITTQVLVGDPSMQAKHAPVSALLVLFVLSVVLTLVPQPQKSFFQARPLPLLIDNDGGGIVAHADPSGGCDYSDGKWVKDATTATLYGEDCPFLDPGFRCERNGRNDSSFRHWRWQPRGSCRLPKFNATDMLERSRNGRIVFAGDSIGRNQWESMLCMLASAVPNGSRIYEQSGKPLSRHKGYLSMIFLDYNLSVEYYRAPMLVMVDRIPPVASNKGASATRGAIRLDALPRHATRWAGADVLVLNTGHWWNEHKTIKSGNYFMVGNRFNMKMDIKEAFRLSLQTVKDWALSNPRLSTRGYLFFRSYSPSHYDNGTWDTGGSCADQRDPLMMTTGESNQEYSWINTMISSTARGTIRQQMDNRVVFLNITHMTALRRDGHPSRHREPGTPPDAPEDCSHWCLPGVPDAWNQVMYGHLVSTGYGMRLVKK, encoded by the exons ATGATCGCCATCACTACTCAAGTATTAGTCGGAGATCCATCCATGCAAGCTAAACACGCTCCGGTGTCCGCTTTGCTGGTTCTCTTCGTGCTCTCTGTCGTCCTCACGCTCGTGCCGCAGCCGCAGAAATCATTCTTCCAGGCTCGGCCACTGCCGCTTCTGATCGACAATGATGGCGGAGGCATTGTGGCTCACGCCGACCCATCCGGTGGCTGCGACTACTCTGACGGAAAATGGGTGAAGGACGCCACTACCGCGACGCTCTACGGGGAGGACTGCCCATTCCTTGATCCCGGCTTCCGCTGCGAGCGCAACGGCCGGAACGACTCATCCTTCCGGCACTGGCGCTGGCAACCTCGCGGCAGCTGCCGCCTCCCTAA GTTTAATGCGACGGATATGTTGGAGAGGAGCCGGAACGGCCGAATCGTGTTCGCTGGCGACTCCATCGGCCGTAACCAGTGGGAGTCCATGCTGTGCATGCTCGCCAGCGCCGTGCCGAATGGTTCGAGGATATATGAGCAGTCCGGGAAGCCCCTTAGCCGGCACAAGGGCTACCTCTCCATGATCTTCCTGGACTACAACCTCTCTGTGGAGTACTACCGCGCGCCGATGCTCGTCATGGTCGACCGCATCCCGCCGGTGGCAAGCAACAAAGGTGCAAGCGCCACCAGGGGTGCCATCCGGCTGGACGCGCTGCCACGGCACGCCACGCGCTGGGCCGGTGCTGATGTGCTCGTCCTCAACACGGGTCACTGGTGGAATGAGCACAAGACCATCAAATC AGGAAATTATTTCATGGTGGGAAATCGGTTCAACATGAAAATGGACATCAAGGAAGCGTTCCGGTTATCCCTGCAGACGGTGAAAGACTGGGCGCTAAGCAATCCACGACTCTCCACAAGGGGCTATCTCTTCTTCAGGAGCTATTCTCCATCGCACTACGACAACGGAACGTGGGACACTGGGGGCTCATGTGCAGACCAACGGGATCCTCTTATGATGACCACTGGCGAGAGCAACCAAGAGTATTCGTGGATCAACACGATGATCTCGAGCACAGCACGGGGCACAATTAGACAGCAGATGGACAATAGGGTGGTGTTCTTGAACATAACGCACATGACAGCACTGAGAAGGGACGGTCATCCTTCACGGCACCGAGAGCCCGGGACGCCGCCGGATGCCCCAGAGGATTGCAGCCACTGGTGCCTGCCAGGCGTGCCGGACGCGTGGAACCAGGTGATGTACGGGCACCTCGTGTCTACGGGATATGGCATGAGGTTGGTCAAAAAATAA
- the LOC123147013 gene encoding dual specificity protein phosphatase PHS1, with the protein MEVGIESRSFSRTSSSSGFEEWVASMRKRTGRMSSLSQSPQPKSGILAIESSMSPDVLEIVDSSSDVIDSGPCDYLPKTSLWERLGGVSMMDIESSNFCWTSLSSLHHTKHTTTSSEPTDDDINRSFEVTVNSGGVVFIALFKTSKNGEVPSKEAAAVIKIAPSRMATQSERFGYELAKWLGVRTPQGRVIHSSSCEWQQIKDAVENARHEAIAVGDELQEMICTEMLEALELSRCLFLMNYVHGSPLLESTTPFDSPEFAEKTAEALGRILILDLILRNEDRLRCRPLGWRGNYANLLVAYKEAYANLDSLDDVHDSAIIRYKPEIIKSPKKQKERRSVSISGSVGSDISELLQDSYDQIEPEISSFHIVAIDSGVPRRPPASKRTKDQESYPRLVELTLNNLDYSSNLLFEVSIGKLGTPGPEEYDMSSDYSYHSPLSESDMVAIVNSFRGGFRSALRDLQRFHIFLLTLYQKLDALLKIFFNLMYKGSNESDKEDAGHSDSPLCRVEAHTDLSDSEVPRHMRRPSRTLSHDSFDLSSPICRESFMTKNWKANGDASRGLRLTMKLKEFNKYAKVDSELNKEIKQWNDMLRTDVVKLCHDNNFNTGFFEGIDNSVAVDAYELKVRLEHLLERISLISDAASTERPSQITDHMYIGGALAAQSTYTLQHLGITHVLCLCANEIGQSESQKPCLFDYRNFSINDDENAEITDVFQDACDFIDFVEHLRGKVLVHCFEGKSRSATVVLAYLMLRKNCTLLEAWNMLKKVHRRAHPNDGFAKVLLDLDKKLHGKTSMEWQHKRPAMKVCPICGKNAGLSSSSLKLHLQKAHRKISSGSVDSAMSLEIQKAIEALKTG; encoded by the exons ATGGAAGTGGGAATAGAGTCGAGATCCTTCTCCCGCACATCCTCCTCC AGTGGATTCGAGGAATGGGTAGCGTCAATGAGGAAGCGCACCGGGAGGATGTCCTCATTATCCCAGTCGCCACAACCGAAGTCGGGCATTTTGGCTATCGAATCCTCAATGAG TCCAGATGTGCTAGAAATCGTAGACTCTAGTAGCGATGTAATCGACTCTGGCCCATGTGATTATTTGCCAAAAACAAGCCTCTGGGAAAGGCTTGGGGGTGTTTCTATGATGGACATAGAGTCAAGTAACTTCTGCTGGACCTCTCTTTCTTCATTGCACCATACGAAACATACTACTACAAGTTCGGAACCCACCGATGATGATATTAATAGAAGTTTTGAG GTGACTGTAAATTCTGGAGGAGTTGTATTCATTGCATTATTCAAAACATCTAAAAATGGTGAAGTTCCTTCCAAGGAAGCTGCAGCAGTCATTAAAATAGCACCATCAAGGATGGCCACACAGTCAGAACGGTTCGGGTATGAACTGGCTAAATGGCTTGGCGTAAGGACCCCTCAA GGCAGAGTGATTCATAGCTCCTCATGTGAATGGCAACAAATAAAGGATGCAGTAGAGAATGCTCGACATGAAGCAATAGCTGTTGGTGATGAACTTCAGGAGATGATTTGCACTGAGATGCTAGAAGCTCTTGAACTAAGCCGATGTCTATTCCTGATGAA TTATGTACACGGATCCCCTCTACTAGAGAGCACAACACCATTTGATTCCCCGGAGTTTGCTGAAAAAACTGCTGAAGCTTTAGGTAGGATCTTGATCCTGGACCTCATTCTGAGAAATGAGGATAGGCTGCGGTGTCGGCCCCTTGGTTGGCGTGGAAACTATGCAAATTTACTTGTTGCCTACAAAGAAGCTTATGCAAACCTTGATTCATTGGATGATGTTCATGATTCTGCCATCATCCGTTACAAGCCAGAGATAATCAAAAGCCCTAAGAAACAGAAGGAGAGAAGATCTGTTTCAATAAGCGGCAGTGTTGGCTCAGATATCTCAGAGCTTTTGCAAGACTCTTATGATCAAATTGAGCCTGAGATTTCTAGCTTTCATATTGTAGCCATTGATTCGGGTGTACCACGAAGACCACCCGCCAGTAAACGAACGAAAGATCAAGAGAGCTATCCAAGACTGGTGGAACTAACACTAAACAACCTGGACTATTCTTCGAACCTCTTGTTTGAGGTTTCCATTGGAAAACTTGGTACCCCTGGACCCGAAGAATATGACATGTCATCTGATTATAGCTATCATTCTCCTCTGTCTGAGAGTGATATGGTAGCGATAGTTAATTCCTTCCGAGGAGGTTTTCGTAGTGCTCTGAGGGACCTTCAACGGTTCCACATTTTCCTGCTCACACTTTATCAGAAGCTAGATGCTCTATTGAAAATTTTCTTTAATCTTATGTATAAAGGTTCAAATGAATCTGACAAGGAAGATGCAGGTCATTCTGATTCACCATTGTGTCGTGTAGAGGCACATACTGATCTGAGTGATTCCGAAGTTCCACGACATATGCGTAGGCCTTCCCGTACCTTATCCCATGATAGTTTTGACCTGTCATCTCCTATTTGTCGAGAGAGCTTTATGACCAAGAATTGGAAAGCAAATGGCGATGCATCCCGTGGTCTACGATTGACGATGAAGCTCAAGGAATTTAACAAGTATGCCAAG GTAGACAGTGAGTTAAACAAAGAAATAAAACAATGGAATGACATGCTTAGGACTGATGTTGTAAAATTGTGTCATGACAACAATTTTAACACAGGCTTCTTTGAAGGGATAGATAATAGTGTTGCTGTTGATGCTTATGAGTTGAAG GTCCGTCTTGAGCACCTTCTTGAGAGGATATCATTGATTTCTGATGCTGCAAGTACAGAACGTCCTTCTCAGATCACAGATCACATGTATATTGGTGGTGCTCTAGCTGCTCAGTCGACATACACACTTCAACACCTTGGCATCACCCATGTATTGTGCTTGTGTGCGAATGAAATTGGACAGTCGGAATCTCAGAAGCCTTGCCTTTTTGACTATCGAAACTTCTCA ATAAATGATGATGAAAATGCGGAAATCACTGATGTCTTCCAAGATGCATGTGATTTCATTGATTTTGTTGAGCACCTACGCGGCAAAGTTCTAGTGCATTGTTTTGAAGGAAAAAGTCGAAGTGCAACTGTTGTTCTTGCTTACCTAATGCTTAGAAA AAATTGTACTCTTCTAGAAGCATGGAACATGCTGAAGAAGGTGCACCGACGTGCGCACCCCAATGACGGATTTGCCAAAGTCTTGCTGGATCTTGACAAGAAGCTGCACGGTAAAACCTCCATGGAGTGGCAGCACAAGAGGCCTGCAATGAAAGTGTGCCCCATTTGTGGTAAGAATGCTGGCCTCAGCAGTAGCTCACTCAAGCTGCACCTACAGAAGGCGCACCGAAAGATATCGTCGGGAAGCGTAGACTCGGCAATGTCCTTGGAGATACAGAAGGCGATAGAGGCATTGAAGACAGGGTGA